The Brienomyrus brachyistius isolate T26 unplaced genomic scaffold, BBRACH_0.4 scaffold55, whole genome shotgun sequence genome includes a region encoding these proteins:
- the LOC125724129 gene encoding uncharacterized protein LOC125724129: MTRNKRIAKAVSWSNDRYWATWDKWMEVIDWEDEEELCSPAESPSDQADRSIVSHTRKPIAKAVSWTDDVYWAAWDKWDEIICWGEEGECSPATPPINQPGRDKGLDMHGLEVFLLNERTVSIKPADDHQDRLKIGAVVVDLCQFELDGVNDKFEIVEIQIGEVKLEETAERGFNSEFELEIMDVEIEVVDSEFQLNALNWEIAGTKVDKLLVEHLNINNLEAGSVKVSTSNGNVVYVNGM, translated from the exons atgacgag aaacaaacgaattgcaaaagctgtcagctggagcaacgatcgatactgggcaacttgggacaagtggatggaagtgattgactgggaagatgaggaagagctgtgctccccagcagaatcaccctctgaccaggctgaccgttccatcgtgtcacacacccgaaagccaattgccaaggcagttagctggacggatgatgtgtattgggcagcctgggacaagtgggatgagatcatctgctggggtgaagaaggagagtgctccccagcaactccacccatcaaccagcctgggagggataaggggttagacatgcatgggttagaggtttttctgttaaatgaaaggacagtctccataaagcctgcagatgaccaccaagacaggctgaaaataggagccgtagtggtcgacctctgccagtttgagctagatggtgtaaatgataaatttgaaattgtcgaaatacaaattggagaggtcaaattggaggagactgcagagaggggttttaattcagaatttgaattggaaattatggatgtggagatagaggttgtagacagtgaattccagctgaatgctcttaattgggaaattgctggaactaaagtggacaaattattagtggaacacctgaacataaataatctagaagcaggcagtgtgaaggtgtccacatcaaatgggaatgtggtatatgtcaatggtatgtga